AACTATTCATGGCTGCAGTAGTCGGAGTAGTACTTGAAAAAGTACCAAGCATACAAACTCCCATGGTGTTTGAGTTATAACCACAAAAATGTGCTCCAATTACATCTTCAGGACGACCTTGATAGATAGTTCCACTTTTATGAATCAAATAGTTATATCCAATATCTGACCAGCCATTTGAATTTTGATGCAAATCTTGAATAGCTCTAACGGCTGCTGCACCATCATTCCAATCATATCCATAGGCATGATGAACTACCAAATGTGTAACGTTTGTATAAGAATAGCTGCTTTTTGAAGAACGTGCGCCCCAACTAGCACGAGAAACTACAGGAGGCTGTGAACAACCATCACTCTGTACATAGTTTGTCATATCATTTTGTGCTTTTTTGATATTTTGTTGAGGAGTTTCTCCTGGGCTATAAAAAGAAACTTCGACATCTTCGATACGTGCAGCTTGTTCACTTCCTGTTTTCCAAGAAATTCTATATTGTATTAAACGAGTTTCTTTTGGTAAAAAACTAGCTACCGAAGTAAGGCGTTTTGCTTCCTTGTGATTTTCTACATTTACGTGTCCATCAAAATCAGTTTTTTCCCAACTATTCCAATTTTTGCCATCTATTGAAGTTCTTTGTTCGATAGTCAAAAATTCGTGGTGTAAATTTTCGCCTTTCCAAGTAGTATAAGCAGAAATAAATGGAGTAGGATTTTCAAGTTCAATTTTAATAGTTCTTGTAGTAAAACTACCTGTTTGTTTCAAACTGTTTAGAGTAAGTCCATTTTTTTGTTGTATTAAGTTTTGTTGAAAACTCAAATTATTTTTTTGAGCAAAGTTTAGACTTTTTTGAGCAGAGCCTTCATTTTTTAGAAGTATTCTATCGTTCTGTGCCGTAGCATAAAACATAACTGATAACCAAAATAAGGCTATTAAAGGGATAATTTTTTTCATTACTGTTAGAGTATAAGTTTTTATAAATATTTAAGGGATTATTTAATGAATCTTGGTAGTGTTTTTTAGTATAGCATTAGAAATTATACATTAATTGTACAACAGTGTAAATACGTGTTTAAGCGAAATTATAACTTGTATTTATGAAATAAAAGTATTAAATTAAATTTGATTTGTACAATTTTAGTTAAAATATCTACTCCCAAATGTAACAATTTTTATTCATAATACACAAATAATAATCAATGATTTTTTAAATAAAAAAGATATTTGTATTGTAAATTATTGATTATCAAATAGTTATAAATAAAAAAAAGATTAATGTTCATAATTAATTAACTTAATTGATAAGGTTTGCGAAGAAAGGGAAATTAAAAAATTTAGCTAGATGCTTATAATGTTTATTTATTGATAATTAAGCTATTTTTTAACATATTGAGTGGTGTAAAATTGAATTACATAGTTGAAGTTTTAGGTTGTTTTTTTATAAAAAAAATAACTTTATATAATTAATTAAATTAATTATATAAAGTTATGTGCTTTATTCTATTTTGCTAAAAAAACATTTTTTTAAGTTACACAAATGGGTGCTTTTTGCTAATTTTAGGGAAAATTTAGTGTCACATATTGCAAGGTTTCTTATATGAATTAGTCAAAACCTTGTAGAGATTGTTGTTTTTTATGCTCAGCAAAAGTCTCAATCAATTGCAAACAACTCTTTTTCCTCCTCATTTTTCTCACTTTGGGAAAGTATTAAAGATAGGCTGTACAAACTATAAAAAAAATTCCTCGTATTTTTGAGTTACTACACAACAAAAAATACCGAGGAATATGTCTAAACGACAGTATGAATATAGGATAAAAAACTGGAAATCCAAAGCTATGGCACGCAGAAAAGAAAACGACTATTTAAAAAGTCGTATTAAAGAACTCTTAGATAGCCGAGATTCTTGGAAAAAAAAATATCAAGCAGAAAAATTACAAGGCAAATTAAACTTGTCTACTAAAAAAGCAAAAAGACACCAGTATAGCTTACAGGTAGTCAATTTTGTACTAGAACTATATAAATATGGTGGTATGAGTTTACGCAGTTGTCGTCATACGTTAGTTTGCTTACATCTTTGTTTTGGTTTACAAGGCAAATTACCAAGTCATAGCAGTATCCGTAATTGGTTATGCAAATGTGGAGCTTATCGTCTTGAACACACAGAAAACCAAAGTAGCGAGTATGTGGTCTATGTGGATGAAAGTATTAGTTTTGGTAGTGAAAAAATACTTTTGCTACTAGGTGTTTCAGTAGATGCTATTCCTAAAAACCGAAGTTTATCTCATAGTGATATGGAAGTTTTGGCAGTAGAAATTGGTAACGAATGGAGAGGCGAACAAATAGCGAAAGAATTAAGTAAAATAGCCTCTGAAACAAAAATAAAATATATTGTTAGTGATGAAGGTACTAACTTAAAAAAGGCTTATAAATCATTGAATTATACCCATATAGAGGATTGTACTCATATTTTAGCTAATCATTTAAAGCGACTTTATCATCAAGATGCTGATTTCAAATTATTTAGTAACCTTGTCGGTCAATTACGACAAAAATGGAATTTAAGTAAAGATAATAGTCAGTATATGCCTCCTTCTATGAGGGTAAAAATGCGTTTTGCAAATATCTTTCCTTGTGTTAATTGGGCAAAAAAAATAGTACAAAATTGGGACAATTTACCCTCATGTGTTCAAGAACAAGTTCTTTTTTTGAAAGAAAAAGAGGAGTTTATAAAAGGACTAATACAGGTAGAAAAAGTATTTAAAATGGTTTGTCAAGAGCTTAAAACTACAGGATTTGGAGTTTTACAAAAGAAAAATATTCTTAATAAATTGCTACTTATTGAGTCTCAAGCAGGAGACAAATTAAACCCAAAAGCAAAAGTTTTTATGGAGAACGCTAAATTATATTTGAATAATTTAGAAAACAAAAGTAAGAGTTTGAAGGAGGAATTTATTCTTTGTAGTTCTGATATTATTGAGAGTTATTTTGGAAAATTTAAAACTAAAATAAATCCCAACAGCAGAAGTGGTTTAACTGAATTTATTTTTACAATAGCTACTTTTGGAAGAGCTTTTTCAATAGAAGAAACTCAAAATGCGTTAGAAAACATAAAATGCAAAGAGTTAAAGTTGAAAAAAATAATGAAAAATGTTGCTTAAATCAAGGTCAAAAAATTAGGGAACTTTTTGACCTTGATTGAACAGCCTATATTAAAGATGTTCAAAAGTCAGTTTAGAACGGATGAAAAAATGGTGAAACAAAGTATTATATATAATCAAGAAATACCTCTTTTTTTACATTTGCAAACACCAGAAACAACTCATTTATCAAGAAAACATTCAATTAAGAACCTCTAAAAAAGAAAAATCAGGCAATCTATAAGACTGCCTGATTTTTCTTTTTTCAGAATTAGACAACTCTTTTTTATTGAATAATCAGTTGTTTTGTATATACTTTTCCTTGAGAAACAATCTGTACTACATAAACACCTGCACTTATTTTTGGAAGTGTAATAGTAGTAGTTTTTTCGTTTCTAGAAATTTCTTTACTGTAAATTGTTCTACCAAGTGCATCTACCAAAACAAGATTTGTCTTTTGGTTAGTAGTTGTAGCAAACTCTACTTTAAACGAACCATTATTTGGATTTGGATAGACAGTAAATATTTTAGCAGATTCTTCTTCAATTCCAGTTTCTATATCGAAAGTAAATGCTTTTTCTTCGGTTTCAAATTCACAGCCTGAAATATAAGTTACTTTTGCTTTGTAATTTCCACTTTCAGTTGGTTCAATCGTTTTTTGATTATTGAAACTAGCTACTTCAGTTCCATCTTTAAACCAAACTACTGAAACAATAGAATCAGAAGACGAAACACTAATCGTTTTGTCAAAAGAATTCTCTTTGTTTATTGTAATCGTTGCATTTGGAGCTTGTGTTTCTGTGATTTCTACTTCATTTGTTTCTACTTGACAACCTTCTGCTGTTGTAATTTCTACTTTGTAAGTTCCAATTTCAGAAGTTACTAAAGTAGATGAATCATTTGAAATAGCTGTTTCATTTCTAAACCAATTGTAAGTAAAACCTGTGCTAGTTGTTACAGACAGCGTTGTTTCTTCACTTGAACAAATTTCTGTTTTATCAGCAGAAAGAACCACAACAGGCAAATCTGTAATTGTAACAGCAATACTCACGCTATCCAAACACGAAGGCTGACTTGCTGTTAGAGTATAATTTCCAGACTCTGAAACTGAAATTGATGTTCCTGTTCCTACATCTGTTCCATTTAAAGACCAAGTATACGTTACATTTGAGCTTGTATCTTGTGCATTTAACATTCCATTTCCACAGAAAGTAACTTCACTTCCTTGTTCTATTTTGGCAGTCGGAGCATCAACAAAAACCACTTTTGTAGCTTCAGAAACAGCAAAACAACCGTCTCTTTCAATTCTTACAGTATAATTTCCTTCAAAAGAAACAACCAATGCTCTTGTATTTCCTACCTGAATATTATCTCTAAACCAAAGATAAGAAGCATTTTCTACTTCATTAGCAGAAAGTGTAAAGATATTAGTACATGATTCAAACAAACTTCCTTGCTCAACAATTGCCTCAAAAACTTCTTTTATTGGAACAACAACTTCTAATCGTTCACTTTCTAGGTTATTTATAATAACAGAAATATAAAAAGTAGTTGTATCATTCAAAGCAGGTGTTTGAATAGTTGCATTAGCTGTTTCAAAAAGTGGCGTTGTAGCATTTTGAGAAGCATAAACACGATAGATAGCTCCACTACTTCGTACTTCAATTGTGCCACTTTCTCCTTTACAAGCAGCTTCTAAAGAAAATAAAGTTGGCGTTGATGGAACGGTACGTACTTGAACAAAGTTAGTAGTCGCTGTATTATTTCCACAAATAGCCTTTATAGAATAGGTATATTGTGTGCTTGAACTAACTAATGAATCAATAAATGATAATTGAGAAGAAACAATAGTTTCTAGTAACTGATTATTTCTCCAAATTTCATAATTGATAGCATTTGAATTTGCTGGAGTTGCCCAAGATAATTTTACTCTTGTTGCAGAAAGTGCTTCTGCTGTCAAATTAGTTGGCGACTGGCAATCTGCAATTGGTGGATTTGAACCACCAGCAGGATCACAATTTGGCAAGACATCTAAAATAGTGTTTTTGACTGTATTCGTGATAATTGGTGCATTTGTATCAAAATAAATATAAGATTTATTTTCAATTCTTGATGTATCTGTATGTGCTGCAATTTCATCCAGTTCAAAAATAACATAGCCTTGACTAAGCTCTGGGCTAGAAGTGCTATCAGGCAGGTTAATATTATCAAAACGGAAATTGATAATATTATTATTTGCTGTTGTATCAACCACCATCGGATGGCTACTTCCAACAACTCTCAAAGAGCTTCTATCCAACAAATTACTCAAAGAATCTACAATATTTACATTCAAAGCAGGTGCATTTCCTGTATTTTGGAAACGGATTGTATAAGTAAGAGGTAAATCAGAACGCTTTGTAAACTTATCATCACAGATTCCTTGTGGATAGACTTGTTTGTCGTTCGGGTCATACGAGTTTACGATTGGAAAACAGTATTGTTTTAGATTATTCAAACGAGTAAGGTCATTTGTTTCAGGAGTAATATGTCCTGAAAAACAAACTTCATCGCCAATATTTAAACTAATATCTGGAGTTATAAAAACTCTAACTACGAAATTTCTATCAAAACTTAAATCTGTAACATCCCAAAACAAATTATTTCCTGCAATTCTATCTGGAGTGATAGAAGCAGAATTATAAGCTACATCAGTAGGTAAAGTAACTTTGAGTTCGCCAGACTTTGGAGCGCAAGAATAATTATTTGCTAAGACTGTAATCATTGTAGGTATATCAGGGCGAAATATTCCTCCCACTATATTTACATTGAAGTCATAATTTGTAGCAGAAGGATTAATAATTACAGGTTGTATGACTTGATTTCCTGCTAGGTCTTTAATTAACAAATCGAAATTTCTTCTTGAACTACTCCCACAGTCAAAAACTCTACTTTCTAACCCTGTATCGTTAAAAACTACTTGTATATCTGCTGAATCTGTACAGTTATCGCTCAAAGAAATAATGAAATCTCTAGCTAAAATAGTTGCTTGATTAGAAGCATTAAAAAGGACAGGAAGGATTCTCGTTACAACAACTGGAGGAATAGTATCTTTTACATGAATAATAGAAGGAGACGTTTCTATATTTCCTTGACTATCTGTAACTCTCAAAACTACATCGTGAACTGCATCTGTATCAGTACAAGAAAATGAACGAGTAGCTAATCCTGTATCATCAAAAAGGTAAGAAGCAATTGTATTTCCACAACCTGCTGAACTTGCACTATCTAATAAAATTGCATCTACATTTGTACTTCCTGTATTATCTAAATAGGCAGTATAGTTTGTTTTACTTACTGCATTTAGGCTTTGATAGGTAGTAACTAACATTTCTAACCTGTTATTACTTCCACAACCTACAATAGA
This is a stretch of genomic DNA from Bernardetia sp. MNP-M8. It encodes these proteins:
- a CDS encoding BspA family leucine-rich repeat surface protein, translated to MRQSYSNFRNQVKTILFGFSLLFAFFFFSTNTADAQAFRTTWVTTDGTITIPTNFFNGMYDYDITWTNLTNLGIGDGSVTERTWDYTITGLNNGDTYEVAITGTFPCFYMNNGSGANSLQTIEAWGNIAWTSMEKAFSGCSNLTYNATDIPNLSNVSSLREMFRDCGNFNGSIGNWNTQNVTDMGWMFLNATSFNQPIGDWNTESVTNMDQMFSEATSFNQPIGNWNTQNVIDISWMFLAATSFNQPIGNWNTQNVTDMSWMFWGATSFNQPIGNWNTQNVTNMSAIFYNAPSFNQDIGNWNTESVTNMGQMFAEATSFNQNIGNWNTQNVRDMSGMFYGSSNGMSFNQDIGNWNTENVRDMSYMFRNATSFNQDIENWNTQNVIDMKGMFWNATSFNQNIGNWNTQNIIDMSRMFWDAISFNQNIGNWNISNVIYMNNMLSNSSLNIANYDSTLIGWASQNVQPNVSLGVSGLTYCSSIAARNILTSPPNSWSITGALLGGASINNITLPQNQFNLCPNTPTTLEVDGNGTVYWYDSPTNMTPVHIGNSFTTPTLTQDSIYFYAQDSVTGCGVSNRLPLLVTTSSMENTTPPQNQYGICSNIQTTLEVDGNGTVYWYDSPTNMTPVHIGNSFTTPTLTQDSTYFYALDSIVGCGSNNRLEMLVTTYQSLNAVSKTNYTAYLDNTGSTNVDAILLDSASSAGCGNTIASYLFDDTGLATRSFSCTDTDAVHDVVLRVTDSQGNIETSPSIIHVKDTIPPVVVTRILPVLFNASNQATILARDFIISLSDNCTDSADIQVVFNDTGLESRVFDCGSSSRRNFDLLIKDLAGNQVIQPVIINPSATNYDFNVNIVGGIFRPDIPTMITVLANNYSCAPKSGELKVTLPTDVAYNSASITPDRIAGNNLFWDVTDLSFDRNFVVRVFITPDISLNIGDEVCFSGHITPETNDLTRLNNLKQYCFPIVNSYDPNDKQVYPQGICDDKFTKRSDLPLTYTIRFQNTGNAPALNVNIVDSLSNLLDRSSLRVVGSSHPMVVDTTANNNIINFRFDNINLPDSTSSPELSQGYVIFELDEIAAHTDTSRIENKSYIYFDTNAPIITNTVKNTILDVLPNCDPAGGSNPPIADCQSPTNLTAEALSATRVKLSWATPANSNAINYEIWRNNQLLETIVSSQLSFIDSLVSSSTQYTYSIKAICGNNTATTNFVQVRTVPSTPTLFSLEAACKGESGTIEVRSSGAIYRVYASQNATTPLFETANATIQTPALNDTTTFYISVIINNLESERLEVVVPIKEVFEAIVEQGSLFESCTNIFTLSANEVENASYLWFRDNIQVGNTRALVVSFEGNYTVRIERDGCFAVSEATKVVFVDAPTAKIEQGSEVTFCGNGMLNAQDTSSNVTYTWSLNGTDVGTGTSISVSESGNYTLTASQPSCLDSVSIAVTITDLPVVVLSADKTEICSSEETTLSVTTSTGFTYNWFRNETAISNDSSTLVTSEIGTYKVEITTAEGCQVETNEVEITETQAPNATITINKENSFDKTISVSSSDSIVSVVWFKDGTEVASFNNQKTIEPTESGNYKAKVTYISGCEFETEEKAFTFDIETGIEEESAKIFTVYPNPNNGSFKVEFATTTNQKTNLVLVDALGRTIYSKEISRNEKTTTITLPKISAGVYVVQIVSQGKVYTKQLIIQ